In a genomic window of Molothrus ater isolate BHLD 08-10-18 breed brown headed cowbird chromosome 17, BPBGC_Mater_1.1, whole genome shotgun sequence:
- the NPBWR2 gene encoding LOW QUALITY PROTEIN: neuropeptides B/W receptor type 2 (The sequence of the model RefSeq protein was modified relative to this genomic sequence to represent the inferred CDS: inserted 1 base in 1 codon): protein MGNISFWDDLNSSCSNAGNSCYLENSMRFNFTLQEQAADFYVVLPVIYSVICAVGLTGNTAVIYVILKAPKMKTVTNMFILNLAIADDLFTLVLPINIAEHLLRYWPFGEILCKVILSIDHYNIFSSIYFLTVMSIDRYLVVLATVRSKRMPHRTYRAARIVSLCIWILVTIIVLPFIIFANVYTDDLEIKSCGLNFPKPERFWFKASRIYTLILGFAIPVSTICILYTMMLYKLRNMHLNSNARALDKAKKKVTIMVFIVLAVFLFCWTPFHLATIVALTTDLPQTSMVIGXSYFITSLSYANSCLNPFLYAFLDDSFRKSFRKLLECRTS from the exons ATGGGAAACATCTCCTTTTGGGATGATCtgaacagctcctgcagcaatGCAGGCAACAGCTGCTATCTGGAAAACAGCATGAGGTTCAACTTCACCCTCCAAGAGCAGGCAGCTGATTTTTACGTTGTCCTGCCCGTGATCTACTCTGTGATCTGTGCTGTGGGGCTCACAGGCAACACTGCTGTCATCTATGTGATCCTCAAGGCCCCCAAGATGAAGACTGTGACCAACATGTTCATCCTGAACCTCGCTATCGCTGATGACTTGTTCACCCTTGTCCTGCCCATCAATATTGCAGAGCACCTCCTCCGCTACTGGCCCTTCGGAGAAATCCTCTGCAAGGTCATCTTGTCCATAGACCACTACAATATCTTCTCCAGCATTTATTTCCTGACAGTGATGAGCATAGACAGGTACCTGGTGGTACTGGCTACGGTCAGGTCCAAGAGGATGCCCCACCGCACGTACCGAGCAGCCAGGATTGTCAGCCTGTGCATCTGGATCCTGGTCACCATCATAGTCCTCCCTTTCATCATCTTTGCCAATGTCTACACCGACGACCTGGAGATCAAGAGCTGTGGTCTCAATTTCCCCAAGCCTGAGAGGTTTTGGTTCAAAGCCAGCAGGATCTACACCCTCATCCTTGGCTTTGCCATTCCAGTATCCACCATCTGCATCCTCTACACCATGATGCTCTACAAGCTGAGGAACATGCACTTGAACTCCAACGCCAGAGCCCTGGACAAAGCCAAGAAGAAAGTCACCATTATGGTCTTCATAGTCCTGGCTGTGTTCCTCTTCTGTTGGACCCCCTTCCACCTGGCCACCATCGTGGCTTTGACCACTGACTTACCCCAGACCTCCATGGTCATTG TATCCTACTTCATCACCAGCCTAAGCTATGCCAATTCGTGCTTGAATCCTTTCTTGTACGCTTTCCTGGACGACAGTTTTCGGAAAAGTTTCCGGAAGTTGCTGGAATGCAGAACTTCTTGA